agactggatcaactgggcttgtattcactggagttcagaagaatgagaggggatctcatagaaacgtttaaaattctgacgggtttagacagattagatgcaggaagaatgttcctaatgttggggaagtccagaaccaggggtcacaatccaaggataaggggtaagccatttaggagcgagatgaggagaaacttcttcacccagagagtggtgaacctgtggaattctctgccacagaaagttgttgaggccaattcactaaatatattcaaaaaggagttagatgtagtccttactactcggggatcaaggggtatggtgagaaagcaggaatggggtactgaagttgcatgttcagccatgaactcattgaatggcggtgcaggctcgaaaggccgattggcctactcctgcacctattttctatgtttctaacaggctcgaggggatgaatgggctcctcctgttcctatgtaacaggctcggtgggctgaatggcgtcctcctgttcctgtgtaacaggctcgaggggctgaatggctgcctcctgttcctgtgtaacaggcccgaggagctgaatggccgcctcctgttcctgtgtaacaggctcgagggactgaatgggcctcctgttcctgtgtaacaggctcgaggggctggtggGAACTCACCGGCCCTCGCCCCCTCTGAATTTCCTTCATTCATTTGAACAGACAGCAACTCACTGCCTGCTGACCCACAAACTGCAGAGCTGAAGCTCATCACAATGGGCCAATCAACCGTACTCCTACAGCAATCAGTGGGCAGCTCCAATGTGCATTTAACACGGTACTGACAGAAATCCACGGTAATTATTAGGTTGTTGTTTATAGAAtcaaacaggaggagtccattcgacccatcgtgcctatgccagctctttgaaagagctaatcaattagtcccattcccccctgctctttccccgcagctctgcaaatttttgcttttcaagtatttatccaattcccgtttgaaggtTACTACTGAAtctctcccaccaccctttcagacagcgcgttccagatcacaactcgctgcataaaaaatctcatctcccttctggttcttttgccgattatcttaaataagaacataagatcaagagtaggccattcggcccctcgagcctgctccgccatttaataagatcacagctgatcatctacctcaactccacttgcctgcactatcctcatatccctcgattcccttaatatccaaaaatctatcaatctcggtcttaAATATGCCCACagactgagcctgcacagccctctggggtagagaattccaaagattcacaaccctctgaataaagaaatttctcctcatcaaatctgtgttccctggttaccgaccctcccgccagtggaaacagcttctccgtatttactcgatcaaaaccccttcataactttgaacacctctgttaaatctccgctGTTAAGTGCTCCAATTAACAAACTGTTGTTAACTCGTACGTATAATGGGTGTATATTGGTAACACTGAATGTGCACATGTTAAGCTAGCTTGGGAACTGTTCCCGCTGTTTATATTAAGGCGCAAGTGTCAGAACATCAGCCCCTGTCATCGCAGTCCTTGAAGCCCAAACGCCTGGTGCCTTGGTGACATCAGATCGCGAGATGTTTCCACCAGAACTGTCAATTATCCTGGCTGTCCCCTTTCCCGTGCTCTGTCCCTGTTTGAATCTTGTGGGTCTAGAGGTTTGGAAAGGGCGGTTCTTCGCGCTGTTGTCTGAACGCATGAGAACACCGAGATCGGTCATTATCAGTAACGTTACATATCTGCACCTCAAGGGAAGATGGATGTAAACTTTTGATGGGACCCACAGGCTCCATGTTAAACATGAGTCAGCCCACGATGATATAATGAAAGCATCACGAAGCGGCGGTACAATTCAAGCCTTTATTGGGGGAATCAAATACACTTTGGAATATAATGCAGAACCATCTAGTGGAAGGCTAATCAGTTGCTAAAAACAATCACATCTTGCAATCAAGAGTCTACAGTCTATTCAGAGGGCAAAGAGTGTCCCGATCTCTCTTTCATAAACTTGAAATCAGGCTGATGCTTATAGATTGTATACCGCCTGTTATTAGATTCTGTGCATCAATGGTGATTGTACAAACAATATCTTCCTGCACTGAATCAACCGTCTGTTCGGTGGTGTCGAAGGCAGGAGTTTGGCCCAGGGGTCTCGCACACTCGCCCGAGTGTGGATTTACAGCGACCAaagtaaatccaggctgacacagcaGTGCAATGCGGAGGGATGGCACTATAGGAaacgtaggggagttctccccggtgtccagggccgatttttacccctcaaccaacatcgctgaaGCACTAACTGGTCATCCATCACattgcttgctgtacgcaaattgactaccacgtttccgacattacaacagtgactgcacttcaaaagtaattaattggccatGAAGCGCTATGGGACGTcctaaggatgtgaaaggcgctacagaaatgcgcgATCACTAGTGCAATGATGCTTACAACATTCAGTGCACTGACACCGCCAGCAGAGAGATCAGTGCGTGGTTTACAATGCCAGAGCATCATTCACTGCACGATCCCTGCACTGGGCTTTCCAAGTGCTAATAGTCTTCATAAGCAGCAGCCTTAGTGTGGTACCTTGCCCGATTCTGAAGGGCATGGGTTCAACCCCCACCCCACATACTGGAGTACTTGAGCTCGGCTGACactttgaaggagtgctgcattgttggaggtgccattcttTCAGATCACACCatagccctctcaggtggacttaaaagatcccatggcaccatcggaagagctggggagttctcccagtgtcctgaccaatgtttCTCTCTCAGTAACACCATTTGCCtcaattacaacactgactacatttcaaaagtacttcatgatctgtgcttgggacatcctgaagacattgaaaggtggtatataaacgCAAGTTCCTCATTTCGGATATTAGCAACATGAACATTGAAAAAGAAAGGCACAGACCCACAAAGCCAACAGTGTTAACTGAAAACaaattattaaaaaaaagaaattgcatttacatagcgcctttcatgacctcaggacatcccaaagcgcttcgcagccgatgaagtgcttttgaagtgtggtcactgctgtaccGTAGGAAACGCGGTTGACTGTATTCGCAGCCTGGCAACTGAAGTATTAACGATAGACACAGCAACATCACGAATGCAGCGTCGACACGGCCATCTTTCACCCTCTCGCTGGGTCACAGCTGTGACGTCACAGTACTGAGCATCGTAGCAATGTCACTGCTCCAGAACAACGCTTGAATATACCAGGGCAGTGGGAGGAGAGGCTTCGAGACCTGAAGGGCAAACACCACTTAAACCCAGAGAGTAATGAACTGCTGCTACAGGATGCCAATAGGGTGATCGCAGCCAGGATACTGGACTTAAGTTGACAGAGCTGGAAGCATGAAATCAGACTGCTCTTTTTCGACTGCAACTATCTCATCGATGGGTTTAATTAACGAAGTGCCTGCAAACGCAGACATCACCTGGTGAACCCTCGGCTCTCCATTAAATGTCTAATATTGTAACAGTATTTTGCTGGGACGGGTAGGGTAGGAAGCAGATTCCACCACGTGACTGACCTGGTGATCAGGTACGAGCGGTGCCAGACTGCTACAGTACAAGCACGCTCGCTTCAGGAAACAGATCAAAAGGCACAAGTCCAGTCCACTTGTGCACAATCTTCTGTCAGCCACTGTGCAAGGGTGGCACTGGGAGACATTGCGTAAAGCAGGGAAGTGATGGCAAGGAACATGTTTTAGACAGATTAACCCCTCACTCTCTGTTGAAACAGTCTTCAGGATACAAAGCTGATACATACATTTACTTCTAGGCTCCTGTGCACAagctagagtaggagagcttaggatgCCATCATTTAGAAGAATAAACCCCCAACGGGTTGATGTTGTGGTGTTACCAGGTCACGCAGCCCTTCAACTTTTGGATGAATGTAAATTCCGGGGCAGAGGGATATTCCCAAAAATCACAGGACAACTGCAGACCAGACAGTGACTCCACTGAATGAGGAAAATGCCCACGATTTCATTCCGGACAGTCAGAACTCTTTCCTAACTTACTGAAAAGTACAATTTCTAACTACTCTTTTATCAGAATAAAAGGTCCTCCAATATAATTCATTTTTTATGATGATCAGTCTCCAAGGCACTCCTCAGGTACCCAGCCAACACATCAAAACTGTGGTGAAACCCATTCAACGACAAGACAATGATGCACAGTGGAGGCACGAATCTCCAAACAGATACAAGGATTGTTCACAGGTTGTTCTCCAAACATTAATCTACTCTTGTCCACGGCACAAGACTCCGACAGGAAATCTCATGCTGCTGTCACTGGCAGTGTCAAACTGCTTTGCACGAACGGAATACAAACTAacacagggagcggttgaggcgagtagcattgatacatttaagggccaggtagataaacacatgaggagaaagaaatagaagatttgctgatggggtgagatgaaggaggGCGGGAggagtggagcagaaacaccgggatgggccgaatggcttgtttctgagctgtaacttctcctcaaattctgccctcttcagcattccTGATTgtgatcgttccaccattggtggccacgccTCCAGCTGCttcggccctaagctcttgaattccctccctaaacctctcgaccactctttcatcctttaagacgcaccttaaaacctacctctttgaccaagcttttggtcacctgccctaatttcttcatatgtggctcggtgtcaaaacgtTGTCTTAAAACacgcttgtgaagcgccttggggcgttttactacgttacaggcgctatataaatacaagttgttgtaattcTTCAGTTTCTCGACCGTTTATGGGTTATCAAGTgggtgtaaaaaaaaaaatatttttacaaaAGTATGTGGGAATAGTTCTGTCTTCGGTACAGCGACCCCTTCCCTCCGCGCACTGCGCCGGTCACAGCCGCTTGCCCCCGCTGTGGATGCGCTGGTGCTGGATCAGGTGGCTGGACCGGTAGAAGCGCTTCTGGCAGACGCTGCACTGGAAGGGTTTCTCCCCGGTGTGGATGCGCTGGTGCACGGTCAGGTCGCGGGAGGTGCAGAAGCGCTTGTGGCAGGCTGCGCACTGGAAGGGCCGCTCCCCGGTGTGCGTGCGCTGGTGCACCGTCAGGTTGCTGGAGGCGCGGAAGCGCATCTGGCACACGCCGCACTGGAAGGGCTTCTCCCCGGTGTGGATGCGCTGGTGGACCCGCAGCTCATTGCTGGTGGAGAAGCGCTTCTGGCACACGCCGCACTGGAAGGGCTTCTCGCCCGTGTGGAAGCGCTGGTGCCGCGTCATGTTGCTCGACTTGCTGAAGCGCTTCTGGCACACGCTGCACTCGAAGGGTTTCTCGCCAGTGTGCACCCGAAGGTGCCTCTTCAGCAGGCAGGCCCAGCGGAAGCCCTTCCCGCACACAAAGCAGTGAAAGCCCGGCTCCTCCCGCACCGCAGGCGCCTGCTCACCGGCTCCAGGGCTTTCAGACGAGCCAGGCTGCTCCTTTATCAACATTGCCGTTTCTTTCAGCATTTCCATTTTAACCCTTTGTTTCCCCCAACGCTCCTCACCGCCAAACCTGAACAAACAAAACAAAtgaattagtaaaaaaaaaacactttgggGTTGCAATTCTCCGCAGTGACTACacgccagaagtacttcattggctgtgaagcgctgagatgtctgatggtcgtgaaaggtgctatataattgcaagtcttcttCACTTATAAATATCCTTAGTTCTTATGCATGGGTACTTGGTTCAACTTATTTTAAAGAGTAGAAGATGCCACTGCCACCTTGTCGAGCTTTCCCGTGTCGGGTACACTAAAGATTCAATTAATATGCATTCATAAAGCATCCCCGCTGTCTATTTATGGAGATGGACCCCTTGGTAAACAGTGCGCAACACACCACTGGATCTGCTGGGGCAGTGCTCATGGTAATTGAGATGATGGTGTTTTATGACAGGAGCATTATATCATGTAATGGACAATGTATATGATGTTGTGAAGCTGTGGGTAGTTGACCTGTTCTTttggaacaggagtgggtcattcagcccctcgagcctgttccaccattcaattaggccTTAACTCAATGGATATGGTACTCAATAGGGTTGATCAGATAAACTAGTTCCTCTGGTGGACAATCTGTTTAGAGCAAAGGGGGTACacttttaaaattagagctaggccgttcaggattAAAATCAGGGACTACAATGTTACCTGGACTCCagtggttaaattacaaggagtgaTTACCCAAATTAGGGTTGCATTacctggaatttagatggttaaggggtgattggatcaaaattttcaagataaaAAAACTGTAAGGGATAAActttaagagttgcaaataggtggtcagaattatgctgaagttagtgaacttatcagtattaggagggtctgtataattgcctatgtatgtaacacttgcttataggtattgcacaaatgtataacgcattaaactaaatccgtaacctctgtaatacttgaaCAGCAaagtcagcagttgttgatcagaagtctctgaggaagagataaggaagccagtttaggcgtctattatactgcggcaaagggcaagtgatggaacaacaccatagaagatgggcaattgcatataccactcagagacagtttgataagcgTCGATAGATCAatataacttcgctgatagaattagacctatcgaggattttgtaggagggtgctcctctccaaaacctgtataaattgtacttgaagcctcttgtatttcggaggttccacaactgaaccttcccgtgcattgttcgtaataaaaccggtaaacctgaggttttgtttgtttacttccatggtcgttacacagtgggaagctgggcgaggtgtcgattaactatatcagttagtccaccttgagggagagaagcctcctttttaccccaacatttggtgtcacgaacaggatgcagaccctctgacttggtgatgtgacagctgaatggcagtatgttttgtaccacctgcagctgtagcattgatgggaaggaagtaatctgtataaagaactagaagggggtaatctgtagaacaagttatagcaAACCATGGAAGGATGAAAACCAAGGgagggataggtgtattgcctgaaaaagaaggaatacaacctaaggggAGAGGACCCCAACGATAAGGTGCATGTCCCAAAGCGTGACAACAGTAATAACACAGAGAAGCTGGTACTGatcgtgcgcagcgcaaacaagaaggaatacaacctaaaaaggggagtgggaccccaggatcctaggaaatctggccagtgggataaaatgctagctgagaaaaatggaaaattaataaaagaaaagaaaaatgctggaaaaacacattgaatttacaaaggacagcgtgttttaatcaaagataaaaatgcgaccttgaaagctgcagctgctagaaagagaaacaaagatgtttaggaaaatggactggagggagatcatcaaaatacaaaacctcatttgaagaaaggagatttaaattggctgtgataaAGATAttagtttaaatataaaaacttacaaGTCAAACCTGACACAGAAGTTTTGTGCCAAGAAagtgaaacaaagatgtttaacaaTGGAAtagaggaaggtcatcaaaaaaaTTAAGCTCGGATTCAAAAGAGGGAAAAAATCTAaactatgcgaactcagcaaaggaagggaaaaaactgggaattagagaattcttaaaaaagatggaagcggcacggatgtttagatattgtgccgagagaaataaaacacaagatttgctcagtgaatgggaccgtaaaaacaaaatgctggactgtatatagcttgtgtgaaaattggatttcagtaaacaaaatagctattaaaaatgtgtggtctcgttttaaatcaatgaaaaaatctttggcaagtatttgaattggaagtttagagaaattggagtttaatctaaaatgctgtttttcccgatgagaaggttgtattatgacaactttactaatgatttctgctgttttaacggattcctaatttctaagcaaattTTGAAAGTACAAAGAATTGGGGAAAAATTTTCGGATGATCACGAaatcacataatgacatcaggccttctcacaaacctgtaaaggagttaactcgTTCCATTGACagttgttttatactggacatcattaatttggatttcttaataaaagaaagaagactctcCTGACGACGGAGGAAATGGTGGAATAGTcataataaaaataaaacgaagaaagtctatgtaataatactcgcctgctacagaggacagatagatactcaaacaaaacaaattcaagagttagaagctaagataaataagctgcaagagataaagacaggaccagatggatagtgcagtgcacagccctagcaccatcacctacggtaatagagccaatgtaccccacggtgggtaagtgtagtccacaaacccaactgaacagtaaaccagactgggataacgagtgcggagtagagtggcccccggcacatgataatggctatttatcagcggCACCGATAAgcactaccaccattcccaccAACGGACGTAGAAcagcccacattaccatacaggaggtgcCTCTCGGCACaagagagacaaattctattgaatgagttaccaacccctaaagtaaatagtaggaatacagaattctggcaaaaggtggaagaAATGCTAAGACGCCCATGGGGAATGGCagaacaagggaagagacagattaagttaggatttaagataggagatgattatgatgaaactttggaatgggcagaacaggtAGAGAAGTTAAAGTCAGAACAAAGGGACAAGATAACAAaaatagcagcagagacgaaggggtAGGAAACACATCCCTGCACAGCTCCCCTGATAGTTTTAGCTGCAATATGGGAGGtgcgcaggaaggcgaggcccacaacaggcaaagaagggggcACCCTTTTGcaatatgtggatgatatccttactgcctccagcacagaacaacaactcGTACTAGCTGTAACCacagtgctaggagctctacagagcgcaggattaaaaataaatcctaggaaggtgcaggtgggaaggagcaaaGTAACATCTAGGATGCATAATGTCACAAGGGAAAAGACAGATGcccaaggacagaaaggaagcaattcaatcaatgcccaggccagggaccatgaaaggggtcaggcaggttatagggctattcaactactgcagaaatgccgaAATCAGaaaattgtggttgtaaggttaaaacaagctctcacaagtgctccagctctgggattacccgaccagaataggcccttccacatctatacccaccacagtaaagatcattacatggggacaggtatAGGCCAGTGGCAAAGTAAAATCGGGACACATACCCAGTATACCTTcatagaattgcttaacacaggaaggcttaaAACGGTACCCGAGGCGcgaagggcaaggtgggaagcatGCTCTTACCCCCCCAACAGGACgataacaataaaagacaactgtaacaaccctgcaagaTGGATCATTACAcagggaaaggagcatcagtgttgcccgacaggagaagacgagggaagtagtcaggcttgaggaggcagacatggatctctaTGTAGATGAGTCTCGGCACTATATGGGACACCATGGACGGGCCGTGGTCGATAACAGcggacaggtcaaaagggaaggacggtttgaagggggtcaatcagcttaagtggctgaattagtggctctcactgaagctctgaggctggctaggggaaacggagtaaatatctatacagtcgatatgcttttgaagtaatcatgattatatgatagcctggagcagacggggatacatgacctcaggaggatgtccgattaaatttataccacgggtatgtccatacaggtagaaccaacatgataagctcgatgtccagatgctggtggtggaaggaaatgggcagagatatagaggaccactgtagaaggtgcgggatatgcacaaaatacaacccagggggtaaagtaaaggtcagaatgggaatcAGCCTCAACCGAAAGGACCCTGGGTAAAcctgcagatagattttactggaccgttacccagcaacaaagggaagacatactgcctagaagtaatagaccagtttacgaagtgggtagaggctttcgccactagaaattgttcagcagaaaccgtggccaggatcctagcagaaaaaataatgccactacagtagacttaaatcaaggtacctacttcacagggaaggtgatgaaaaggcctgcgctttactagggatcaggcaaaagtatcccatatcaaagagactggaaagggatgggtagataggATACCCAGAGTacaaatgaagctcaaggcaacccctagttggacgacaggactgacatcctttgaactaaaaaaaagacaggattcagaaatttgtaatggaactctgtaagcagttacatgatttaaagagagaggctagagattagcaaatcaaggactgagagaacgacactaaggaacagaaagTCCAAACACCCCAAATAAGCAGTCtggtgattaccccagagaggtccaggctggcacccaaatggatcggaccctatcaggtaataatggtaagttatggtagttataaggggtatcggcaagtggaaacactggacccagttaaaaaagcatggtcattaACTAACtagtgacgaccgggaaatattgttttttgcaggattctcgtgctcgtggaaacaacatggcgtaacgcagcctcatatcaaggacaacaggctgagggacgtcaaggtctgtattacagggacttgggcgacattagtttaaaaataataacgggcataaaacacgtaacgaggaaacgaaacaacattggggatgggccagtaatacgggaccaataattagtgggaataagaccacggtgtgttttataatcaggagggacagagatactgcccccaggggaagggggtgcaggtttcactcaacatctatgaatggtggtggagggatatctcctgagatagacccaccaacacggccccacccactactttagcaacagtgagcacgaccagggccccgaccaccacacccccagcgccacaaacgtgtccagctatgaacgctggggcaaaagggggattgataaggcaga
This Pristiophorus japonicus isolate sPriJap1 chromosome 22, sPriJap1.hap1, whole genome shotgun sequence DNA region includes the following protein-coding sequences:
- the LOC139234957 gene encoding zinc finger protein 664-like codes for the protein MEMLKETAMLIKEQPGSSESPGAGEQAPAVREEPGFHCFVCGKGFRWACLLKRHLRVHTGEKPFECSVCQKRFSKSSNMTRHQRFHTGEKPFQCGVCQKRFSTSNELRVHQRIHTGEKPFQCGVCQMRFRASSNLTVHQRTHTGERPFQCAACHKRFCTSRDLTVHQRIHTGEKPFQCSVCQKRFYRSSHLIQHQRIHSGGKRL